A genomic segment from Aspergillus puulaauensis MK2 DNA, chromosome 1, nearly complete sequence encodes:
- a CDS encoding short chain dehydrogenase/reductase family protein (COG:Q;~EggNog:ENOG410PII2;~InterPro:IPR036291,IPR002347;~PFAM:PF00106,PF13561;~go_process: GO:0055114 - oxidation-reduction process [Evidence IEA]), with translation MTENNPSPDYSRPQFPPHNESRVWVITAGDSPVGISVARQILAHGDCALVGLSYSNLDRDECRRDMFEAFLAEVEAHRDEGWPDRFKAVQLDIRIVGECQAVVAEAVATFGRMDILLCCTSQALVGTVEELAASQQTLNLVRDQFEINYFGPLNIIKASLLHMRRQKSGHVMIVSGITAHIGTPGLGMYCAAGWALEGFCDSLAYEIAPYNVKLTILQCSIEIPILTNLVTTVPPIVPAYSPGINPAPLFRGILNRLVPRLPNTQDTNGSQNPEQTSSIEEGPFSGPDLTSTYPPLSSAHMEVLVSETVYAIIAIGGHENPPSRHIVGQEGVASVKEKLKTVSEELEDFIQSSFAVDYAADSEQSRAAREDNMVFGQSNDTF, from the exons ATGACAGAGAACAACCCCTCCCCCGATTACTCCCGCCCGCAATTCCCTCCCCATAATGAGTCCCGAGTATGGGTGATCACCGCGGGGGACTCGCCCGTTGGGATTTCGGTTGCGCGCCAGATCCTTGCGCATGGGGACTGCGCTCTTGTCGGCCTATCATACTCAAATCTCGATCGCGATGAATGCCGCCGGGATATGTTTGAGGCCTTCCTGGCCGAAGTTGAAGCACACCGCGATGAGGGATGGCCAGACCGTTTCAAGGCTGTCCAGTTGGATATAAG GATAGTTGGAGAGTGTCAAGCAGTCGTTGCCGAAGCAGTTGCGACATTCGGGAGGATGGACATTCTGCTCTGTTGCACCAGTCAAG CGCTCGTTGGAACcgttgaggagcttgcggcCTCCCAACAGACCTTAAACCTCGTCCGCGACCAATTCGAGATCAATTATTTCGGTCCACTCAATATCATTAAGGCATCACTGCTTCACATGAGACGGCAGAAGTCGGGCCATGTCATGATCGTCTCTGGAATCA CCGCTCATATTGGCACCCCCGGCCTTGGGATGTACTGCGCTGCAGGCTGGGCCCTCGAGGGATTCTGCGAT AGCCTCGCGTACGAAATCGCTCCATACAACGTCAAACTCACAATCTTGCAATGCAGTATCGAAATCCCTATTCTCACGAACCTAGTCACCACCGTACCCCCCATCGTCCCCGCCTACTCGCCTGGAATAAACCCTGCGCCACTATTCCGGGGAATACTCAACCGGCTCGTCCCCCGTTTACCAAATACACAGGACACCAACGGCTCACAGAATCCGGAACAGACCAGCTCCATCGAAGAGGGCCCTTTCTCAGGCCCCGATCTAACATCTACATATCCCCCACTCAGCTCCGCGCACATGGAAGTATTAGTTTCCGAAACGGTTTACGCCATTATTGCGATTGGGGGACATGAAAATCCTCCGTCGCGACATATTGTTGGCCAAGAGGGCGTTGCAAGTGTTAAAGAGAAGTTGAAGACCGTCAGTGAGGAACTGGAGGATTTCATCCAAAGTAGCTTTGCGGTCGACTATGCGGCTGATTCTGAGCAAAGTCGCGCAGCTAGGGAGGATAACATGGTGTTCGGGCAATCTAATGATACGTTCTGA
- a CDS encoding CLPTM1 family protein (COG:S;~EggNog:ENOG410PIU3;~InterPro:IPR030434,IPR008429;~PFAM:PF05602;~TransMembrane:6 (i20-39o342-363i383-399o405-422i470-492o498-524i);~go_component: GO:0016020 - membrane [Evidence IEA];~go_component: GO:0016021 - integral component of membrane [Evidence IEA]), with protein MPEQREQRNEGESGSLIRSLIQGATIFFVTQFFIGQFFGNKQTTGSGGKPGAETTFGDRAAPGEIESYSSVPDTISPIWPTDSALDISIYVSPSILVPSFKTLPPSSLVLEQKKFGLGNYSDVREVEATVQVPKEVQNNGTLWAHFLVGLSGHQLDPTAKDYSSDTAVHFFRPLNQYLPKKKAKKLKNLLASADENEEEEDDGTPDVSIASFYHSNFTLSVIPDSSNMKYRQIHPAIRRQTQLETTGARDASGQNGWYYPIVFLNTFWQLRSHMMELNSTVETVPIRFTLNNLQNWKFAMLASLDDNAKQTARQAAFGGSTPGGGDGSEFEMIKEVLLDTNIWLLGTTGVVTILHMVFETLAFKNDISHWRKKKDNVGTSVRTILANVFMQAVIFLYLMDNSENTSWMILASQGFGILLEAWKVTKTVNVRLRPPPARSFFSFLPYVIVFEDKHKLTETEKKTQEYDEIAFRYLYIIGVPLLGAYAVYSLMYNTHKSWYSYIIETLVGSVYAYGFLMMVPSLYINYRLKSVAHMPGKAMTYKFLNTFIDDLFAFTVKMPWLHRLATLRDDVIFFIWLYQGYKYRVDYTRVNEFGQGGESDDEEEESKPEEAEKVDEGKKEASQASGKQTSKASARRRK; from the exons ATGCCTGAACAGCGGGAACAGAGGAATGAGGGAGAGTCAGGT TCCCTCATCAGATCTCTCATCCAGGGCGCCACTATCTTCTTTGTCACCCAGTTCTTCATCGGCCAATTCTTCGGAAACAAGCAGACTACTGGTTCTGGTGGAAAGCCAGGCGCTGAAACTACCTTTGGAGATCGCGCTGCTCCTGGGGAGATCGAGAGTTACAGCTCCGTTCCGGACACGATTTCCCCTATCTGGCCTACGGACAGCGCGCTGGATATCAGCATCTACGTTTCTCCGTCTATCCTCGTACCTTCGTTCAAAACTCTGCCACCGAGCTCGCTCGTATTGGAACAGAAGAAATTTGGTCTTGGAAATTACAGCGATGTTAGAGAAGTAGAGGCTACCGTTCAGGTGCCAAAGGAGGTCCAGAACAACGGAACTCTTTGGGCGCACTTCCTTGTGGGATTGAGTGGACATCAGTTGGATCCTACCGCTAAAGACTACAGCTCGGATACGGCCGTCCACTTCTTCCGCCCTCTCAACCAATATCtccccaagaagaaggctaagAAGCTCAAGAATCTCCTCGCGAGCGCCGACgagaatgaggaggaggaagacgatggaaCCCCCGACGTTTCGATTGCATCGTTCTACCACTCGAACTTTACATTATCCGTTATCCCTGATTCTTCCAACATGAAGTACCGCCAGATCCATCCTGCTATTCGTCGTCAGACCCAACTGGAGACGACCGGTGCGAGAGATGCTTCCGGTCAAAACGGCTGGTACTACCCGATAGTTTTCCTGAATACGTTTTGGCAGTTGAGGAGCCACATGATGGAGCTCAACTCGACGGTTGAGACGGTACCCATTCGATTCACGCTCAATAACCTTCAGAACTGGAAGTTTGCAATGCTGGCGAGTCTCGATGACAACGCGAAGCAGACAGCCCGACAAGCCGCCTTTGGAGGCTCTACccctggtggtggtgatggtaGCGAGTTTGAGATGATCAAAGAAGTGCTCCTCGATACCAACATCTGGTTGCTGGGTACTACCGGTGTGGTTACTATCCTACACATGGTTTTCGAAACTCTCGCATTCAAGAATGACATA tCTCACTGGCgtaagaagaaagataatgTTGGAACTTCTGTTCGAACTATCTTGGCCAACGTGTTCATGCAAGCAGTCATTTTCCTCTACCTCATGGACAACAGCGAGAACACTTCTTGGATGATTCTCGCCAGCCAAGGCTTTGGGATTCTCTTGGAAGCCTGGAAGGTCACTAAAACCGTCAATGTTCGCTTGCGACCGCCTCCAGCCaggtccttcttctcattccTGCCCTATGTGATTGTGTTTGAAGACAAGCACAAGCTCACAGaaacagagaagaaaacCCAGGAGTATGATGAGATTGCATTCCGCTATCTCTACATCATTGGCGTGCCTCTTCTTGGAGCGTACGCCGTATACAGCCTGATGTATAACACCCACAAGTCATGGTACTCGTACATCATCGAAACTCTTGTCGGCAGTGTTTATGCCTATGGATTCCTGATGATGGTTCCTAGCCTATACATCAACTACAGACTCAAG TCCGTCGCGCATATGCCTGGAAAGGCTATGACTTATAAGTTCCTCAACACTTTTATCGATGATCTCTTTGCATTCACCGTTAAGATGCCATGGCTCCACAGACTTGCGACCTTGAGAGACGACGTGATTTTCTTCATCTGGCTCTACCAGGGCTACAAGTACAGAGTTGACTACACTCGTGTCAACGAGTTCGGGCAGGGAGGTGAGagtgacgatgaagaggaagaatcgaAGCCTGAAGAGGCCGAGAAAGTCGacgagggaaagaaagaagcttCCCAGGCATCTGGAAAGCAAACTTCCAAGGCATCTGCCCGCCGGAGAAAGTGA
- a CDS encoding post-initiation translation factor DPC29 (COG:K;~EggNog:ENOG410PIHS;~InterPro:IPR017856,IPR029072,IPR002876,IPR026564;~PFAM:PF01709) produces MASIVSKRLVQQRVRARQTGWDLCRSFSSSPSLSAGHNRWSQIKHDKAKNDKLKSKERQTVAKEISSAIQMWGPDTKFNPRLTLALSNAKKAGIPKTIIEAAIARGQGVSVTGEALEQVTIEAILPHSVAAVVECQTENKLRILQDVRHAIKEAGGSATPTAYLFEKKGRIVFEKKDGFSADDCLDQAIEAGATDIISDGKGRIVVFTEQSETKNVGETLSKLAGLTIEELEIIWSPNQDTLVDLKDEAQVQEIEEILAYLREEASVRDIYLNTTQAF; encoded by the exons ATGGCATCAATTGTGAGCAAGAGACTGGTCCAGCAGCGTGTCCGCGCTAGGCAGACCGGATGGGACCTTTGTCGCAGTTTTTCGAGCTCCCCGTCCTTGTCCGCGGGACACAACCGGTGGTCGCAAATCAAGCACGACAAGGCGAAAAATGACAAGCTGAAGAGCAAGGAGCGACAAACGGTCGCAAAGGAAATCAGTTCCGCTATCCAGA TGTGGGGACCAGATACGAAGTTCAACCCTCGTCTTACCCTCGCCCTCTCGAACGCGAAAAAGGCTGGAATTCCAAAAACAATAATCGAAGCAGCGATCGCTCGGGGTCAAGGAGTGAGCGTAACAGGTGAAGCGTTGGAGCAGGTTACCATTGAGGCTATTCTACCTCATTCCGTCGCGGCTGTCGTCGAGTGTCAAACAGAGAACAAGCTGCGTATATTACAGGATGTACGTCACGCTATCAAGGAAGCCGGTGGCTCTGCTACTCCAACTGCATATCTATTTGAGAAGAAAGGACGGATAGtgtttgagaagaaggatgggTTCAGTGCGGACGACTGCCTCGACCAAGCCATTGAGGCGGGCGCTACAGATATCATATCTGATGGGAAAGGACGCATTGTGGTATTCACCGAACAATCTGAGACAAAAAACGTTGGCGAAACTCTCTCTAAGTTGGCTGGCCTAACAATTGAAGAGCTTGAAATCATCTGGTCTCCGAACCAGGATACATTGGTGGACTTGAAAGACGAGGCGCAAGTGCAAGAGATTGAGGAGATATTGGCTTATCTCCGTGAAGAAGCCAGCGTCCGTGACATATACCTGAACACGACTCAAGCCTTCTGA
- a CDS encoding uncharacterized protein (COG:S;~EggNog:ENOG410PTFJ;~InterPro:IPR000637,IPR028020;~PFAM:PF13919;~go_process: GO:0006355 - regulation of transcription, DNA-templated [Evidence IEA]), which translates to MDSTNPKPKRTPRRAAKDRFEEEKLMTSDKSQLIDIDLVKLLALPEAWNCLEEDEKKEILNLLPSDTHPNPNPPPDDPNAKISPLPNDFLRYSNNWRDGIRHFQLDLQSGRYDPQWAREAEQAVRDRAAGKFDKFKEQEFEEFWGQKQKMDKYIAAGESSRVKLGTLIEQGVVRKGDIWKWSRNFGRRPKVLVEKEAKIIDINGAQLTFIVPAGQRVFLKTAAASTAHEPVTGEKPETDPSTPVLSSFDGAATIDTGAGPSRKRSAEVEAEVTTTKRPRGRPRKQETPTVEPKACNISVEITNTVPKPEVTSRVSDANHNLESSAEVQNSEPQSVQQALEDIKPVDVEPPQSASESSGGKPVDVEPSQSNSESNGESDEVVIPNVQGPGALTHKILEIDGRITNATNGNAWKELRCYRDNQDMGTLWEVRQAWFAKKK; encoded by the exons ATGGACTCGACGAACCCCAAGCCGAAGCGCACTCCGCGGAGGGCTGCAAAGGATCGATTTGAAgaggagaagttgatgaCTAGTGACAAATCTCAACTCATTGATATAGATCTTGTG AAATTGCTCGCGCTTCCTGAAGCTTGGAACTGtctcgaagaagatgagaagaaagaaattTTGAATCTACTTCCTAGTGACACGCATCCCAATCCAAACCCCCCACCAGATGACCCCAACGCAAAGATCTCCCCTCTACCAAATGACTTTTTGCGCTACTCGAATAATTGGCGGGATGGCATCCGTCACTTTCAGTTAGACCTTCAAAGTGGACGCTATGATCCTCAATGGGCCCGCGAGGCTGAACAGGCTGTCCGGGATCGGGCTGCGGGCAAATTCGACAAATTCAAAGAACAAGAGTTTGAGGAGTTTTGGGGCCAAAAGCAGAAAATggataaatatatagctgCTGGGGAGAGCTCCCGGGTCAAACTAGGTACGCTCATTGAGCAAGGAGTTGTTCGAAAGGGTGACATTTGGAAGTGGTCACGGAACTTCGGCCGCCGCCCAAAGGTTCTAGTTGAGAAGGAAGCCAAG ATTATTGACATCAATGGCGCCCAATTGACGTTCATTGTTCCTGCGGGCCAGCGTGTATTTCTAAAAACCGCGGCAGCTTCAACTGCACATGAGCCGGTGACGGGAGAAAAACCAGAAACCGACCCATCAACCCCGGTGTTGTCATCATTCGATGGTGCTGCCACAATAGACACAGGGGCTGGTCCCTCTAGGAAGCGCAGTGCTGAGGTCGAAGCCGAGGTCACCACCACAAAACGACCGCGGGGGCGCCCGCGGAAACAGGAGACTCCTACTGTCGAACCGAAAGCTTGTAACATTTCGGTGGAAATTACTAATACTGTCCCCAAACCCGAAGTCACCTCGCGCGTGTCTGATGCAAACCACAACCTCGAATCGTCGGCAGAAGTTCAGAATAGTGAGCCTCAATCTGTTCAACAAGCGCTGGAGGACATAAAACCTGTGGATGTGGAACCGCCACAATCTGCATCTGAATCAAGCGGAGGAAAGCCTGTGGACGTGGAACCCTCACAGTCCAACTCCGAATCGAATGGGGAATCCGACGAGGTAGTCATTCCCAATGTACAAGGCCCTGGTGCCCTTACGCATAAAATACTAGAAATTGACGGTCGTATTACGAATGCCACCAATGGGAATGCGTGGAAAGAACTCCGCTGTTACAGAGACAACCAAGACATGGGCACGTTGTGGGAAGTCAGGCAGGCTTGGTTTGCGAAAAAGAAGTAG
- a CDS encoding Mis6 domain protein (COG:S;~EggNog:ENOG410PI1T;~InterPro:IPR012485;~PFAM:PF07778;~go_component: GO:0000776 - kinetochore [Evidence IEA];~go_process: GO:0034508 - centromere complex assembly [Evidence IEA]) — translation MSSDVERDEVRPTNLLDAIEHLETVAPVPPRQRYTDAGQLGKQIAEFAYESGIPQAALERLLKILTRSNHLDQGTITTLIKNLYPSERIASKLVTQVVCCLGPTKNKPSPATQALLLRWLILVYDFIDDRSHLSKLYAVLFNHLDMISLRKPLCHILSFITRRKHVKPFRIQMLMELVATSGGDDKELVSLLRVFKNYYPHVIVGDPGRKGLFFKHPDPEWTSHVRQVQESNLERTQGNVSTSFQVVHRGLVKRSKVETIVPDVQTSRVAHNRTSLEELRNVDHFIERLDKIELPNQIISTIADGLAQKYLFLVHPDVADDRLNDWLQAFLSDHLEYAQDFDDEDVEALGYVLTLAVNYARYTKMIPDAFVSFVKSYIPFWNGLDNRQPIFELLEYLPVENYDALRNDIFAPLEAAILEDTASSKAILLDLYSALVRQWGVKVRTKPFSMERSEPLSRLISHAELLAASILESPPEQPSTAENYKPSTLSVLEFYFTLADLFAYAHSNGRIRITVPLAPTIYSLVFTPVSSVISNMNSVLSGYKAAFEESMNSETLQAQTSGDPLYPQQLVGQFNGYIMDICNLVWRNRALNSEDPNAVGCLIPPATITAITQYIREINEKSRRKNRETAFSYTTASAFSLSHHAALSNLSAACFADLERENDIGEDKPKLRKPVTQKALSALEKEGGFHTTWQDYRVRMLDWMDATGGNGIANLMRTTMKALRKE, via the exons ATGTCGTCCGACGTGGAAAGAG ACGAAGTCAGACCGACCAATTTGTTGGATGCAATTGAGCATCTAGAAACAG TCGCTCCTGTGCCGCCACGGCAGCGTTATACAGACGCCGGGCAGCTAGGGAAGCAGATAGCGGAATTCGCGTATGAGAGCGGAATTCCTCAAGCTGCTCTTGAGCGTCTGTTGAAGATACTCACGCGGAGTAATCACCTTGACCAGGGAACAATTACCACATTgataaaaaatctatatcCGTCCGAGCGGATAGCATCCAAGTTGGTCACGCAGGTCGTGTGCTGTCTTGGTCCGACGAAGAATAAGCCAAGTCCAGCGACACAGGCTCTGTTGCTACGATGGTTAATTCTTGTCTATGATTTCATTGATGATCGATCTCATCTGTCGAAACTCTACGCGGTACTCTTTAACCACCTTGACATGATCAGCTTGCGCAAGCCCCTGTGTCACATCCTCTCTTTTATTACTAGGAGAAAACACGTCAAGCCTTTCAGAATACAAATGCTCATGGAGTTGGTTGCCACttctggtggtgatgacaaAGAGCTTGTCTCACTTTTGCGCGTCTTCAAGAACTATTACCCCCATGTTATTGTGGGGGACCCTGGCAGGAAAGGCTTGTTCTTCAAgcatccagatcctgaatGGACAAGCCACGTACGGCAAGTTCAGGAATCGAACCTGGAGCGGACTCAAGGGAACGTGTCTACCAGTTTTCAGGTGGTACACCGCGGACTTGTCAAGAGAAGCAAGGTGGAGACTATTGTTCCTGATGTGCAGACTTCTCGAGTCGCGCATAACCGGACTTCGTTAGAGGAGCTAAGAAACGTTGACCACTTTATCGAAAGACTCGACAAGATTGAGCTCCCTAACCAGATCATCTCCACCATTGCAGATGGCTTGGCGCAAAAGTATCTCTTCTTGGTTCATCCTGACGTTGCAGATGACCGTCTAAACGATTGGCTGCAAGCTTTTTTGAGTGATCATCTAGAGTATGCTCAAGACTTCGATGACGAAGATGTGGAAGCGCTAGGCTATGTGTTGACTCTAGCCGTCAATTATGCACGATACACGAAG ATGATCCCCGACGCTTTCGTTTCCTTTGTGAAGTCATATATTCCATTCTGGAATGGCCTTGACAACAGACAGCCGAtttttgagcttcttgagTACCTTCCTGTTGAGAACTACGACGCCTTGCGAAATGACATCTTTGCTCCCTTAGAGGCCGCCATTCTCGAAGACACCGCCTCATCTAAAGCGATTCTACTTGATCTTTACTCGGCTCTGGTCCGTCAATGGGGTGTCAAAGTGAGGACAAAACCGTTTAGCATGGAAAGGTCGGAACCTCTAAGTCGTCTAATCTCGCATGCTGAGCTCCTGGCGGCGTCCATCTTGGAAAGCCCACCAGAGCAACCTTCAACCGCTGAGAACTACAAACCGAGTACGCTATCTGTTCTAGAGTTTTACTTCACATTAGCCGACCTATTTGCATATGCCCACTCGAATGGGAGAATCCGAATCACGGTCCCTCTTGCTCCAACGATCTACAGCCTCGTCTTCACGCCCGTGAGCTCCGTCATCTCAAATATGAACTCTGTGCTTTCTGGTTACAAGGCAGCTTTCGAAGAGTCCATGAACTCAGAAACCCTGCAGGCCCAAACCTCGGGTGACCCGCTCTATCCACAACAGCTCGTAGGCCAGTTCAATGGGTACATAATGGACATCTGCAATCTGGTATGGCGAAACCGAGCTCTCAACTCAGAGGATCCAAATGCAGTCGGCTGCCTGATacccccagcaacaataaCCGCCATTACACAGTACATCCGCGAAATTAATGAGAAATCTCGAAGAAAGAACCGCGAAACTGCCTTCTCTTATACGACGGCATCGGCATTTTCCTTGAGCCACCATGCTGCCCTGAGTAATCTTTCTGCGGCTTGCTTTGCTGATCTTGAGAGAGAGAATGATATTGGGGAGGATAAACCGAAGTTGCGTAAGCCTGTGACGCAAAAAGCTTTGAGTGCTCTGGAGAAAGAAGGTGGGTTTCACACGACTTGGCAGGATTATAGGGTGCGGATGCTTGACTGGATGGATGCTACAGGGGGTAACGGGATTGCGAATTTGATGCGCACGACGATGAAAGCGCTTCGAAAGGAGTAG